AAAACGCGCGCTCGCTGAAGGCACAATCGGCGTGCCCGGGGCGAACGGGAAAACGAAAAAACTCCTGTTCATCTTCCTGCGCGGCGCCAACGACTCCCTGAACGCCGTCATTCCCATCCAGGACACCGCGTACAATTCCACGAACCGCCCCACGCTCATGATCCCGCGGGACCCGGCCACGGATTATTCGGCAACGACGGGGACCTGCGATTTCCCGCTCAGTGCCGCCGCGACGGATCCGACCTTCAATTACGCGAACGCCATCCGTCTGGGTAACGGTTTTGCGGCCCTGCACCCGTCGCATAAATTCCTTGCCCCGGTGTATAACGCCGGCGACCTGGCGCTCATACATCGAGTTGGTTACCCGAAACAGTCGCGGTCCCATTTTGATTCCCAGAACTATTGGGAGACCGGCAACCCCAACAACAATCTGGTCAAGGACGGCATTCTGTACCGAACCATGGTTGAGTCGGGACTGGCCAACACCAACCCCCTCACGGGAGTTTCGTTTCAGTCCAGCCTGCCGCTGATCCTGCGCGGTTCGGCAGCGGCCATGACGAACCTCAGCGATCCGACCCGCTACAATCTGCTCGGCATTCCCAACACCACGCAGGGGAATACAAAAGCCGATGCAGCCATCAACACCGTTAATGGCTTTCCCTTCGCAGACAAGAAAAACCGCGAGCTGCTGAATCTCCAGTATAAAAACCTCAACGACACCCTGGCAACCTTTGCCGCGCTTAACTTCTCCGAGGCAGGCAACACGTTCGTGGACGACACCGGCACCGACAACGATTCGGCCCCTTATTATCTGTTCCCGACCACCAATGCGAAGAACGGCGGCTACGCGCTTCACGCCAATGATCCTCAAAAGTACGTCGTGGACACGGGCGCGTATGGTTTTTTCGGCAGCCTCAAGGCAGCCGCGCTCATTTTGAACAAGACCGACGCCATCGTCGCGGGCACCGAAATGGGCGGTTTCGACACCCACCAATCGCAAGGCACTTTGACCGGAGGCCATCCCAACCTGCAACGGCGCATTGCGTGGGCGATGTACGGGCTTCGGAAGTATTTCCTGAACTACGGTGACAAGGCGACATGGGACAACCTCGTGATCGTCACCCTTTCGGAGTTCGGACGCACCACGGTGGAAAACTCTGACCGCGGCACCGACCACGCCGAGGCGGGTGTAATGTTTGTCGCGGGCGGAGCGGTAAAGGGTTACAACAAAGGCAACAACACAGGCGCGTTTGGCTGCCATCCGAGCGACTCCGTGCCGTGGGTGACGGGCCAGACGGGTTCGATGTTTGGCGCCAGCAGTCGTTATTTGAAACGGGCCTACGATTATCGCTCGATTCTCGGCAAGCTGATCCGCGACCATCTTGGCGCGACCCAGAACCAGTTGAACCGGATCATTCCTGGCTACACTGACAGCCGTGAAAATCTCCAGGCGGGCGGCGTTTGCGCGATCGACAACACGCCGATCATCGGCGAGCCAAACATCGTGTAACGTTGCTTTCCGGATCCGCGGTACGTTAGATTCCCCGAGTGTCATCCCGAAGCGCGCGATTTGTAATCGGCCTTGCTGGCGTTCTGGCTTTGGGTTTTCCCGCGCAGACCGACACGGCCGTTTTGATTGCGGTGGCCGACACAACCCTCGTCGAAAGCTCTCCGAGCAACAACCTGGGCGGCGCGCTGATCGTCAATGCCGGCACCACGCAGAACTTCACCCGGAATCGCGGGCTCTTTCGTTTCGATCTGACTTCCCGAGTCCCGCAAGGGTCGTTCATCACAAATGTCGATTTCGTCGTCGAAGTCACCGGCGAGCCGAAGGACGGGTTTACGCCTTCGCCATTCGGATTGCATCGAGTGCTGAAATCGTGGGGCGAGGGGAACAAGGCTTCCCCCGACCCGATTCACCCGGGACAGGGCGCGCCTGCAACGACCGGTGAGGCCACTTGGAATGATCGGTTCGCATTCACAACGAACGCGTGGACAATCCCCGGTGCGGCGGCCACAAATGACTATGTGGCCGACCTCAGCGCCGAGACCATCGTGTATGGCATCGGTGACTCGCCCTACACATTTTTCTCGACCCCGGAATTGGTCGCCGACGTGCAAGCCTGGGTGGACAATCCGGGGACAAATTTCGGCTGGATGGTCGTCTGCAAGTCGGAGGACATCAACTTCACCGCGCGCCGCTTCGCTTCCCGCG
This Candidatus Angelobacter sp. DNA region includes the following protein-coding sequences:
- a CDS encoding DUF1501 domain-containing protein — encoded protein: MQHFNIITRRGFLDRSFKVGLGVALSTLVDIPLVVKRALAEGTIGVPGANGKTKKLLFIFLRGANDSLNAVIPIQDTAYNSTNRPTLMIPRDPATDYSATTGTCDFPLSAAATDPTFNYANAIRLGNGFAALHPSHKFLAPVYNAGDLALIHRVGYPKQSRSHFDSQNYWETGNPNNNLVKDGILYRTMVESGLANTNPLTGVSFQSSLPLILRGSAAAMTNLSDPTRYNLLGIPNTTQGNTKADAAINTVNGFPFADKKNRELLNLQYKNLNDTLATFAALNFSEAGNTFVDDTGTDNDSAPYYLFPTTNAKNGGYALHANDPQKYVVDTGAYGFFGSLKAAALILNKTDAIVAGTEMGGFDTHQSQGTLTGGHPNLQRRIAWAMYGLRKYFLNYGDKATWDNLVIVTLSEFGRTTVENSDRGTDHAEAGVMFVAGGAVKGYNKGNNTGAFGCHPSDSVPWVTGQTGSMFGASSRYLKRAYDYRSILGKLIRDHLGATQNQLNRIIPGYTDSRENLQAGGVCAIDNTPIIGEPNIV
- a CDS encoding DNRLRE domain-containing protein, with translation MSSRSARFVIGLAGVLALGFPAQTDTAVLIAVADTTLVESSPSNNLGGALIVNAGTTQNFTRNRGLFRFDLTSRVPQGSFITNVDFVVEVTGEPKDGFTPSPFGLHRVLKSWGEGNKASPDPIHPGQGAPATTGEATWNDRFAFTTNAWTIPGAAATNDYVADLSAETIVYGIGDSPYTFFSTPELVADVQAWVDNPGTNFGWMVVCKSEDINFTARRFASREDTGFEPYIVVEYTPPPGIDSITVTNGGLALDFTALANQAYVVEIRDSFAPSSAWSALTNFSAQPTTTNLEVFDSITNAQRFYRLRLP